A region of the Gadus morhua chromosome 1, gadMor3.0, whole genome shotgun sequence genome:
atggcacttttcccttaaattaagttgaagtatttttcttattttgcacagacaatgttaacatttggaaagccttgttgcattcaagaatgcatccagtggggcatcacaataacattaagcatgttgtgttaattccacaacaggagatatgtaatgttacctaaattaggtttgaggaaaaataacccaaatatcgacatcggtatcggctgatatcggaatcgaaaatttagagttggacaatatcgcatatcggatatcggcaaaaaagccaatatcggacatctctaatgtgtatttttatgtgtTACCGTTGGAAAACCAGTTGGTCTGTTTAAAAGGTCTTGACAGTTTAGTGGTCCACCTCCAGCCAAAGGTCGCAACCGAGGCACACTTGGTTGACTTAGTGACATCTTGTCCTCGTCTCTTGTCTCGCGGCCTCGTCTCGCGGCCTCGTCTCGCGGCCTCGTCTCGCGGCCTCGTCTCGCGGCCTCGTCTCGCGGCCTCGTCTCGCGGCTTCGTCTCGCGGCCTCGTCTCGCGGCTTCGTCTCGCGGCTTCGTCTCGCGGCCTCGTCTCGCGGCCTCGTCTCGCGGCCTCGTCACGTGTTCTCACATCATGTCCTCGTCTCGTGGCCTCGTCCCGTATCCGCGTCTTGGGTCCGCGTCTCGTGGCCTCCCATCTTGTCCTCGTCTCGTGGCCTCCCATCTTGTCCTCGTCTCGTGGCCTCACATCTTGTCCTCGTCTCGTGGCCTCACATCGTGTCCTCGTCTCGTGGCCTCACATCTTGTCCTCGTCTCGTGTCCTCGTCACGTGTCCTCGTCTCGTGGCCTCCCATCTTGTCCTCGTCTCGTGGCCTCCCATCTTGTCCTCGTCTCGTGGCCTCACATCTTGTCCTCGTCTCGTGGCCTCACATCTTGTCCTCGTCTCGTGGCCTCACATCTTGTCCTCGTCTCGTGTCCTCGTCACGTGTCCTCGTCTCGTGTCCTCGTCTCGTGTCCTCGTCTCGTGTCCTCGTCACGTGGCCTCGTCACGTGGCCTCGTCACGTGGCCTCGTCTCGTGCCCCCGCCTCTTGTCCTCGTGGCGTGTCCTAACCACCCGTCCTTCTGCCTCCAGCCCGGTGATGAAGACTCTAACCCAGGTCAAGCCCCGGAGGACCAGCTTGGTGGCGTCGCGGGTCTCCAACGTCTCCAGCTCCTCCGCCGTGGACGACTTTGATGAGCTGATGAACGAGTTCACTGACGACCACCTGGGCGAGGACATGGACCCGGGCATGGGCGAGGACGACCTGTTACAGGAGCTGTCGGAAATGATCGACAGCTGAAGCTCAGAAAAGTATGACCGCAGCCCCCCTACCCTGACCGCCGTCTGTGTGCTGGGGCTCTGGAGGGGCCTGTAAGGTTTCAGTCAAACCTTACAACCTTTAAGTCAAGCAGAAATAGTTCAACTATATTGGATTTCAGCAAATCGAATATAGAAATTTGTTTTGAAACCTGCTCTCATATAAAGCACGCCCCTTTTTGAAGTGGGATTTATATTAGATTCCGAAAAACAAAGGAGGTTTCTGTACATGGCTTTTATCTTTGAACATCCATGTCAATGTGATGGCCTTGCGTCCGACGCTGTGATGTGTCCAAGGTCTTCAGGCCGGGGTCATCCGGGAGTGTGAGTGAGGAGTTGTTCCAGATGAGCCACCTCCATGTGTATACTGTGTATGCAAAGATAGATGAATAGCTGCACTTACTGTAGACCATCCTCTATTGTTGCTGCCTGCCTCTCCTATTATTTATCTCACTAGATTGGTTAAATGTCAAACTATGCATCGTCCTGTTCAAACACTAACATTACTCAAATGTGGAGCTTTTCTAGATCATTTGAATAACGTGATTTTAATGGAGATGTAGATACTAAAGGGGAACTGTCACATTTTGTCTTATTTCCAAGTGCTTTTTATTGACAGTTTATTGATAACCTTTATCTGTATATTCTGACTATGTTTTGTCTTATTTTAAGTTGCGGATTCTTCAAAATAAAACGTATGTTGGCCTACGATCATGTTTGAGCCATTCATCTAGTAATTATGTTCTCCTATGACCGTATCGACAACAACTCAGGGACGCTTTCTTCTGTTTGAATTAGATGCTTGTTAATAACTTCAGTGAAACCCTTACAATTTGACCTGCTTGTTAATAATTTCTTCCCTTTGTTAGTTTCAGAATTTTGCTTAAATGTTTGCACAATTAGAGTCATTTTACTTTAAGATTGCTGTTCGGTTACTTGTGTATGTggctttatgaataaaaaatgttttaatcacGAAATAttcttttcaatttgtattagACCCATACCGTTTCCAAAATCAGATGCACTTTTTTAATGCAATGGCATAAAATATCCTAATCTAATCCCAGGCCtagattcatatatatatatattattggtGTTTCGCATGATGCAGAAAAAAGTAGTCACTGAAATTGTTTCAACATGTTTTTCCTGTTACCGGACATAGAAAGAATAGAGGAATGTATTAAATTATGTTGACaattacaaacatacaaaaagtttatatacaaataaaataaatcccaGGCCTATATTCTCATCGGCCGCATGTGGGCGCTACATTCACTTTAAACGTATACCAAAGACCGGCAGTCCTCAATCATTACTTCCGGGTGAGCGGATGTAAACACAAGGAAAACGCCTTTGATTTCCAGACATGACGAAACTGGAATTATTAAACGTTTTTCTGAACGATCGGCTTACGGCGGCGGCCGAGGACATCTTTAAAGCCATCAAGAACACGGTTGCGGAGTACCAGGACGAGATCCTCCGCTTCAAGGAGGAGAACGAGCGGCTCAAGAGGCTGCTGAACGTGGCAGTGCAGCGCATTTTACTGCAGCCCGGTAGGAGAGGTCCCAGCTTAATCTGATAGTACACGTTTTGTTAGTGTAATCCTAATCTGGGCGGccgtagctcaggaggtagcaGGTTGACTGGCGgattgactggtaaccggaaggttgctagttcaatccccggctccccccATCCGAGAGTCGAGGTGTCTGAAAGCaagactgctcctgacgagctggctgtcgccctgcgcggatgactccgccgtcggtgtgtgaatgaaggATTGTATATAGCTTTGGGATAAAAGTGTCAGcaaaaatcccctaaatgtaaatgtagtctCTACTGTCCTTAAATGGTCCAGACGTTAAATACACTTTTTGTGTTGCAGTAACGAATTCGATCCCACCGCCAGCAGAACCATCTTCAGACCCACTGCCATGCGAGGACAGACTGACACCTGCCAGTCGGGGGGACCGGGACATGTCCCCGCCACCCATCAGAGAGataaaggaggaagaggaacagagTCCGATCAGAAGCGATGAGAACAACACAAGAACCTCCCTGTCCATCTTCTCAGGAGAAAACGGTGGTCAGACTGAGGGAGAACACATGTTGGTGGATCTGTCACCTTTCCAACCCTCGTATGACAGAGTGATTGATGAGGTAAAAACAGAACATATTCTAGAAGAAATCGATCGGTTTGGCCCCAGCCCAACCGCTTTGCAACCAGTTTGTTCAAACTTCCATGAAGTGCTGACGGACCCCTGCGCCGATGCCCCACACGGCGGCATCAGGCTCCCAAATGGACCCAGCATCTCCGAGGATAAGGAACAGGACACGAAGCCCACAGGGCACTCGAGCGACAATACAAACGTGGGCGTGCCGGCCCTGCGCCTCAAGGGCGTGCGGCCCCTCCGGCCCCCGAGGGCCACGTACCAGAGCCAGAGCCTGCAGAAGGTGCACGCGTGCCGGGAGTGCGGCAAGTGTTTCAGCTTCGCCTGCCAGCTGGAGGTCCACATGCGCTGGCACACCAAAGAGAAGCCATACGGCTGCACCGTGTGCCGCAAGAGCTTCACCACGGTCAGCATGCTGCGGCGGCACCACCGCATCCAcactggggagaagcccttccGCTGCCACGTGTGCGGCAAGTGCTTCAACCAGTCGGCCCACCTCAACACGCACTTCCGCCTGCACACCGGCGAGAGCGCCCGCTGGTCCCGCATGGTGCCCCACTCCTAGGGCCACCGGGGAGGGGGCCCCACTCCTAGGGCCACCGGGGAGGGGTCCCACTCCTAGGGCCACCGGGGAGGGGCCTGCACTGTAGAAAAAGACAGATATGTGAAGGGGATTGtggttgacgtgtgtgtgctgGTTCCTTTGCGATGTACGTTGTAGCCGTGTGCCTACGCTTggttttgtgtttattgtgcaACTAGTTTTGAGTGGAGTGCTTTTCTCATGTCCAAATGTTTGTTTAGCTAATTTGTCCAGCGAGAACCTCACGTGATTTTAGATAATAACCTATTTGATTTCAGAGATATTTAGACcctaaatgtatttttctctttCATAAAAAGGGCGCATGTAACCATGTTGGACCGTggattgggtttgtgtgtttgtgtcataaGTAAGCAAAATGGATTGTTGGATATCTTTCTATAGACTACAACCTATTGCATTACATATTTTAACGTCATAACATTTCTCGTCGTTTACTGGTAGTAACAGACAAGTAACAAGAAGGTGTTGACTGCTAcgtcacgcacacagacacacactctcaacgcacacagacacacacacacacacacacacacacacacacacacacacacacacacacacacacacacacacagtacgtgCACCTAGATATAAGATGCTTTTAAGTGGGGCTGACAATCATCAGAAATAAGAATGCTACAAATGACATAACATTCATTTTGACTATTTAACATTAACGTGTTATGTCAATCATCATATTGAATTGAGAACCAATCGCTAAGTGGTGGTCATGCTGTCTTCACACTGCCTTGGTAAACTGCAAGACAGTTAGAATAACACGTTAAACTAGTGGAAAGTTTTGATGGCAGGTCTAGAGCCAGTGCTTGTCTCAGCCTAACTAGAATCTAAAGAGAGCCTAACTGACCCCCCTGCAGTCGtcttatttacatttagggcatgaagcagacgcttttatccaaagtgactaacaataagtacatttgtcagaagaaggtgaaacatatcgctgtcggtacagtaagggtgtttatagaaccaagtgcaatgcactaacaattgctaggttaacccattccctgtatacagctaggataagatgctacacaactaagtactataactaactACGACATATTATAAGTGCTTGCATTAAGAggcaggacatacaacatacaataagcaggagggatgggaggggttggctATGttgagtctaggtgaactctgaacaggtgagtcttgagtcttttgcggaagctgctGTGACTCAGCGGCAGGAAGCTCCACCACTGAGAGATGTCTCAAGCTCTGCTCCCTCTTTACCTGTGTTGGACACCATTGAGAAGCGTTGCTTTGAATATCCATGGTATTGAAAGGCAAGGTGGATTAcccaaaccaatcagggaagaggtgccctgattggtcagaaatgagccggGAGCGGAGAGCATAGCATAAAGTTCTGTTCCTATGGCTGAAAAGGCTCTGACAATTATTACAATTCTAAAGATTCACCATAAAAAATTGGTAACATAGAAAGATTTCACGCAACAAGCAACAGACAAATACTGTTGACTCCAAAACATATGAAAGGAACTGGGACTTTaagaaattaaattaaatatctCTGGCGATCGGACTGATCGCGTCTGGCCCCTCTTTCAAAGGTAAGATGAATGTCAAATTAACTCATTCTGTTAATGAGATCATGGAGGGTAAAAAAAAGTCCACTACCACCATAACCTTGTTTGTAGCccttgtctgtttgtctttctgaGCTCCTTTAAAACAATCCAGACATAATCCTCCATTTAAAGAAGCCATTctccgtcctctctctctggtctgcgTTCTTGTTTCTCTACCGTTGTGGGGATTAAAGGGACAATTCACCCATTTGACTTCTCAAAAAAACTACAAGCACTAGTTCCTAATTTTAATACCTGCCTAGGGGCTGGGACCCACTGACACTACAGACCTGTTAAAGgatcagtgccagtgggtgggacgcAAATTCACACCGGTGTGAATTGGCGCTACAGTATTgattttgacgttaccgtgTGACCGACCGTAGATCACAAGAGCGCTAAAGAAGcaactgcgttgggttctcgcggttcaatctggacttcagagagtcaaagccaacgtttATTCCTCCAATTCCTACTCCACCATAACCGAGAATCAATACACGGCTCTTATTTTGCAAACTCTCACCAGCGAATTAAATTCCTCAACCGACCAGACCCGCAATAAATTGATACAGACGCAACGCCCCCCCGCATCCGGAGGAAAATTAGACACATTAGATGGAACACCGGGGAATTTAACTATCTGGTATATGGCGGggtgctttagattgctgtgcaaaaTAAGCACATCGTCCACTGTGGACAGTTTTAGTTGACTACTCCGCTCCTGAATAACATATCCAGCACCACAGAAGTCTCGGTCACAATCGCAAAACCCGCGACCGACCCGTGCTGTTCAGGCGTCCGACCTGACCCGCACCCGTGTCCGACAAAGTAGTCTACATTATTTTTCATCCGCttcatccaaattgtgcggGTCGCCCGTCGGGTACCCGAACCCATGCAGGACTCTAGCGGGGATAACCCCCGCTACGGGTCTACATTCTCCTTTAAAGGGGTAgttagttcggaattttggacatagggcctgattccgaagtgagcattggtattctatatcactggagacagttttcaacacatttcattcagtccttctagttgcagagttcgcgcgtgctaggctagcgcaagtcaacgggcaatgctagcctgctattaaaagcagtcttacccactccacagtacacccgaggtaaatcaattataacgacagactatacatctaaatgtctgtgttgatagaataatgttagaaataaaactaaccttgcattgCATGCAACTGCTTCAACTGCTGACTTTTTGGTAACTGTCATGTCTTGCTTGCTTGTCTCCTATGTGCTCCAGTCCTGTCTTGTGCTCCTGTCTTGTGCTCCTGTCTTGTGTTGTGCGTGCTAGTGTCTACATTAATATGTTGGTGCTGCATGTTTGTGCTATATGCTGCTGTATATGTGCTTTTATTGTATGTGGTCTGCTCTAATCTACTACACTTTGCGCTTTCCTATGATGTTTTATGTACACTGTGTATATTGTCTGCATATTTTATTGTCTGTTTGCAAATGTCTGTCGATTTGTTCGTACTATGTGTTACGATATCTTCTGAGTCacctatgttgttgttgacaacGGATGTAAACTAG
Encoded here:
- the LOC115549405 gene encoding zinc finger protein 79 isoform X2; translated protein: MTKLELLNVFLNDRLTAAAEDIFKAIKNTVAEYQDEILRFKEENERLKRLLNVAVQRILLQPEPSSDPLPCEDRLTPASRGDRDMSPPPIREIKEEEEQSPIRSDENNTRTSLSIFSGENGGQTEGEHMLVDLSPFQPSYDRVIDEVKTEHILEEIDRFGPSPTALQPVCSNFHEVLTDPCADAPHGGIRLPNGPSISEDKEQDTKPTGHSSDNTNVGVPALRLKGVRPLRPPRATYQSQSLQKVHACRECGKCFSFACQLEVHMRWHTKEKPYGCTVCRKSFTTVSMLRRHHRIHTGEKPFRCHVCGKCFNQSAHLNTHFRLHTGESARWSRMVPHS
- the LOC115549405 gene encoding zinc finger protein 79 isoform X1 — translated: MTKLELLNVFLNDRLTAAAEDIFKAIKNTVAEYQDEILRFKEENERLKRLLNVAVQRILLQPVTNSIPPPAEPSSDPLPCEDRLTPASRGDRDMSPPPIREIKEEEEQSPIRSDENNTRTSLSIFSGENGGQTEGEHMLVDLSPFQPSYDRVIDEVKTEHILEEIDRFGPSPTALQPVCSNFHEVLTDPCADAPHGGIRLPNGPSISEDKEQDTKPTGHSSDNTNVGVPALRLKGVRPLRPPRATYQSQSLQKVHACRECGKCFSFACQLEVHMRWHTKEKPYGCTVCRKSFTTVSMLRRHHRIHTGEKPFRCHVCGKCFNQSAHLNTHFRLHTGESARWSRMVPHS